The Burkholderia cepacia genome includes a region encoding these proteins:
- a CDS encoding N-acetylmuramoyl-L-alanine amidase: MLFISKQGHVDAERIQVNIFSEIERSPMSKVNGIVVHQTDSPTAESTFNSYRKKGANGAHFLIDKDGTIYQTASLLKRTNHVGKLKSRCIITHECPTAELKIATGMENKYTKLSIHEHKKIWPNRYPSNNDSIGIELVGETHDKDIPGTNRKEKVYESVTEKQNSSLQWLIKELTETLYISPHEIYRHPQLSYKTPTEAATAKW; the protein is encoded by the coding sequence ATGCTATTCATTTCAAAACAAGGTCACGTCGATGCGGAGCGCATCCAGGTCAATATTTTTTCAGAAATTGAACGAAGCCCAATGAGCAAGGTTAATGGAATCGTCGTTCATCAAACAGACAGCCCAACTGCAGAAAGCACCTTCAATAGCTACAGGAAAAAAGGCGCCAATGGTGCGCACTTCCTAATCGACAAAGACGGAACAATCTATCAAACAGCTTCACTACTCAAAAGAACCAATCACGTCGGAAAACTCAAATCTCGCTGCATTATTACACACGAATGCCCTACCGCAGAATTGAAGATAGCAACCGGAATGGAAAACAAATATACAAAACTATCAATTCACGAGCACAAAAAAATATGGCCGAATCGCTACCCATCGAACAACGACTCGATTGGCATTGAATTGGTTGGAGAGACACACGACAAAGACATACCCGGCACAAACAGGAAGGAGAAAGTGTATGAAAGCGTCACGGAAAAGCAAAATTCATCCCTGCAATGGCTAATCAAAGAGTTAACCGAAACTCTTTATATTTCACCCCATGAAATTTATCGCCACCCTCAGCTATCTTACAAAACACCGACAGAAGCAGCCACCGCAAAATGGTAA